In Limosilactobacillus sp. WILCCON 0051, a single window of DNA contains:
- a CDS encoding basic amino acid/polyamine antiporter, with translation MDTQKKGIGKGELIALIVSSCIGTGIFGITSDVAAAAAPGPALLAWLFVAFGFLMLVLSLNNLSNKRPDLQGGIFAYAGEGFGPLGEFISGWSYWLSAWLGNIAFATMLMSSIGTFIPTFKGGQNVPSIIVAIIFCWLLTILVNNGVESATFVNMIGTICKIVPLIIFIIIMFVCFKGGMFTADFWGKVASNATKGTTTGSVWAQMKGTLMTLIWVFIGIEGASVMAHRAKSRSEAEQASVISFILLVIIYVLISILPYGALTRAQLAGMGQPALGHVLEMTVGHWGAVLINVGLIISTIVSWLSWTMLPAETTMLVADDKAMPKAWGKVNSKNAPTTSLMITAVLQTIFLFSLLFTEKAYEFAYSLCAAAILFSYLFVGLYQMKLSSERKEWGQYTVGLLSALFMFACMFLAGWQEVLLVTISFIPGFCVYYAGCKEYNHKFSKAELWTMGLILVLSVVAIVLVCNGTITIS, from the coding sequence ATGGATACTCAAAAGAAAGGTATCGGTAAGGGCGAACTGATTGCCCTGATCGTTAGTTCATGTATCGGTACCGGTATTTTCGGGATTACCAGTGACGTTGCGGCTGCAGCTGCTCCAGGTCCAGCCCTTTTGGCTTGGCTGTTCGTTGCCTTTGGTTTCCTGATGCTGGTGCTTTCTTTAAACAACCTGTCCAACAAGCGGCCTGACCTGCAAGGTGGGATCTTTGCCTATGCTGGGGAAGGTTTCGGTCCGCTGGGTGAATTTATTTCTGGCTGGTCCTACTGGCTGTCAGCCTGGCTGGGCAACATTGCCTTTGCTACGATGCTGATGAGTTCAATTGGGACTTTCATTCCAACTTTTAAAGGCGGTCAAAACGTTCCATCAATTATTGTTGCAATTATTTTCTGCTGGCTGTTAACGATTCTGGTTAACAATGGTGTTGAAAGTGCCACCTTTGTCAACATGATTGGGACGATCTGCAAGATTGTACCGCTGATCATCTTCATCATCATCATGTTTGTCTGCTTCAAGGGCGGCATGTTTACGGCTGACTTCTGGGGCAAGGTCGCAAGCAACGCCACTAAAGGCACGACGACGGGTTCGGTCTGGGCTCAAATGAAGGGTACGCTGATGACTCTGATCTGGGTATTTATCGGGATCGAAGGGGCATCAGTCATGGCTCACCGTGCTAAGTCGCGTTCTGAAGCCGAACAAGCTTCGGTTATCAGTTTCATTCTGCTGGTAATCATCTACGTTCTGATTTCAATCCTGCCATACGGTGCGCTGACGCGGGCTCAACTGGCTGGCATGGGTCAGCCTGCTTTGGGCCACGTTCTGGAAATGACGGTTGGCCACTGGGGCGCGGTATTGATCAACGTTGGTCTGATCATCTCAACGATCGTTTCCTGGCTGTCTTGGACGATGCTGCCAGCTGAAACGACGATGCTGGTTGCCGATGACAAGGCAATGCCAAAAGCATGGGGCAAGGTTAACTCCAAGAACGCGCCAACGACTTCCTTGATGATCACGGCCGTTTTGCAGACGATCTTCCTGTTCTCGCTGCTGTTTACGGAAAAGGCTTATGAATTTGCCTACTCGCTCTGTGCTGCCGCAATTTTGTTCTCCTACCTGTTCGTTGGCCTCTACCAGATGAAGTTGAGTTCCGAACGTAAGGAATGGGGTCAATACACGGTCGGTCTGCTTTCTGCATTGTTCATGTTTGCCTGCATGTTCCTGGCTGGTTGGCAAGAAGTTCTGCTGGTTACGATCAGCTTTATTCCAGGCTTCTGTGTCTACTACGCTGGCTGCAAGGAATACAACCACAAATTCTCCAAGGCTGAACTGTGGACGATGGGCCTGATTCTGGTATTGAGCGTTGTTGCCATCGTATTGGTATGCAATGGTACGATTACCATTAGCTAG
- a CDS encoding metal ABC transporter permease gives MFELSFMRNAFMAGTFIAIVSGTIGVFVMARSMSFLTHTLSEIGFAGASFAVFAGWPALNGMLLFTMLSSVLVGQMSIKESRREAVISAVSALFIGLGILFLSLSSQTASSATSILFGSVVGISRQEVWQLVGLSLLVMVIVMIGYRQLKFDSFDAVGARVNGINSTLISVVFLLLLALSVSVAAQIVGSLLIFILLTLPAASAKYFTHGVAKMIVLAILFAMLGTWLGLYLGYLTNWPVSFFIAVIEVVIYVTALIFQHLVND, from the coding sequence ATGTTTGAGTTGAGCTTTATGCGCAATGCGTTTATGGCTGGCACGTTTATTGCCATCGTCAGCGGTACGATTGGCGTTTTCGTGATGGCACGCAGCATGTCTTTTTTGACGCACACACTGTCAGAAATCGGGTTTGCTGGGGCTTCATTTGCGGTTTTTGCAGGGTGGCCGGCATTAAACGGGATGCTTTTGTTCACCATGCTGAGTTCGGTCTTAGTGGGGCAGATGAGCATTAAGGAATCTCGCCGTGAAGCTGTTATCAGCGCGGTCTCAGCTCTTTTTATCGGCTTAGGGATCTTGTTTCTGTCGCTTTCCAGTCAAACGGCCAGCTCAGCCACCAGCATCCTGTTTGGCAGCGTAGTTGGAATCAGCAGGCAAGAGGTCTGGCAGCTGGTGGGCCTGTCGCTTTTGGTGATGGTGATCGTGATGATTGGCTACCGCCAGCTGAAGTTTGATTCGTTTGATGCAGTCGGCGCGCGTGTTAATGGCATCAACAGCACGCTGATCTCGGTCGTCTTTTTGCTTTTGCTGGCATTAAGCGTCAGTGTGGCGGCTCAGATCGTTGGTTCGCTGCTGATCTTTATTCTGCTGACGCTGCCGGCTGCCAGTGCCAAGTATTTTACGCATGGCGTGGCCAAGATGATCGTTTTGGCAATCCTATTTGCCATGCTGGGAACCTGGCTGGGATTGTATCTGGGATATTTGACCAACTGGCCGGTGAGTTTCTTTATTGCGGTGATTGAAGTCGTGATCTATGTGACTGCCTTGATTTTTCAGCATTTGGTCAATGATTAG
- a CDS encoding metal ABC transporter ATP-binding protein, with translation MIISLITVKNLTLAYGDKNIVDDLSFSLAPGDFLVVIGDNGVGKTTLVRSLLGQLKPKKGVIEMPDKLKIGYVPQFRNLDEEYPLSIKDFVALNAGKSLRPWLNQKERQQLHHILELTDLTRIQDRLLGQASGGEKQRAYLAQALLGNPRLLILDESTASLDNEMKYELLDLVAKLQKQGLSVIFITHDWDLARSYGTRYLKMMPGSYQTGSIEEFRQGVKNV, from the coding sequence ATGATCATTTCTCTTATTACAGTTAAAAACCTGACCTTAGCCTATGGTGATAAGAATATCGTTGACGACTTAAGCTTTTCTTTGGCGCCTGGCGATTTTCTGGTCGTGATTGGTGATAACGGCGTCGGCAAGACCACGCTGGTAAGATCGCTTTTGGGACAGCTCAAACCCAAAAAAGGCGTGATTGAGATGCCTGACAAGCTGAAGATCGGCTATGTTCCACAGTTTCGCAATCTGGATGAAGAATATCCCTTATCGATTAAAGACTTTGTCGCTTTAAATGCCGGCAAGAGCCTGCGCCCATGGCTGAATCAAAAAGAGCGCCAGCAGCTGCACCATATTTTAGAACTGACGGATCTGACACGCATCCAGGATCGTTTGCTGGGGCAGGCTTCGGGTGGTGAAAAGCAGCGCGCCTACCTGGCACAGGCACTGTTGGGCAATCCGCGGCTTTTGATCTTGGATGAGTCAACAGCCAGTCTCGACAATGAAATGAAATATGAGCTTTTGGACCTGGTAGCCAAGCTGCAAAAGCAGGGACTCAGCGTCATCTTTATTACGCATGACTGGGATCTGGCCCGCAGTTACGGCACGCGCTATCTAAAGATGATGCCGGGCAGCTATCAGACCGGATCAATTGAAGAATTCCGACAGGGGGTTAAAAATGTTTGA
- the glmU gene encoding bifunctional UDP-N-acetylglucosamine diphosphorylase/glucosamine-1-phosphate N-acetyltransferase GlmU — protein sequence MTQRNAIILAAGKGTRMKSKLYKVLHQVCGKTMVEHVLGQLEETKIDNIVTVVGYGAETVEQTLGNRTKYALQKQQLGTGHAVMQTESLLGDQEGETLIVSGDTPLFTAATFNKMFEYHEQRHAAVTILTSVAPDPTGYGRIVRNDVGIVERIVEQKDATHEEQEIHEINTGVYCFDNQKLFQALKLINNDNAQGEYYLTDVIGILKNHGEIVTAYRMADFDESMGVNDRVALARANKIMRKRINTQLMKDGVTMVDPETTYIDADVKVGRDTVIEGNVVIKGNTTIGSDCFIGAHSVIKDSVLHDDVKVYASTLEEAEMHTGSDVGPNSHLRPQAEIGKGVHIGNFCEIKKAYIGENTKIGHLSYVGDATLGKNINIGCGVVFVNYDGSKKHHTNVGDHAFIGSNSNIVAPVNIAEDSFVAAGSTITDSTERFDMAIARSRQVNKPDYAKKLPW from the coding sequence ATGACGCAACGCAATGCAATTATTCTCGCGGCCGGCAAAGGTACGCGGATGAAGTCCAAGCTTTATAAAGTGTTGCACCAAGTGTGTGGCAAAACGATGGTTGAACATGTCTTAGGTCAGCTGGAAGAAACTAAGATCGACAACATCGTGACGGTAGTTGGCTATGGTGCCGAAACCGTTGAGCAGACGCTGGGCAATCGGACCAAATATGCTTTGCAAAAACAGCAGCTGGGGACTGGTCATGCGGTTATGCAGACTGAATCGCTGCTGGGTGATCAAGAAGGCGAGACGCTGATCGTCAGTGGGGATACGCCTTTATTTACTGCCGCAACCTTCAACAAGATGTTTGAATACCATGAGCAGCGTCATGCAGCAGTTACCATTCTGACTTCAGTGGCGCCTGATCCGACTGGCTATGGCCGCATCGTTCGCAATGACGTGGGTATCGTTGAGCGGATCGTTGAACAAAAAGATGCCACGCATGAAGAACAGGAAATTCATGAAATCAATACCGGTGTCTACTGCTTTGACAATCAAAAGCTGTTCCAGGCCCTTAAGCTGATCAATAATGACAATGCCCAAGGCGAGTACTACTTGACGGATGTCATCGGTATTTTAAAGAATCATGGCGAAATCGTCACGGCTTATCGAATGGCTGACTTTGACGAATCAATGGGGGTCAATGATCGCGTTGCCTTGGCACGGGCCAACAAGATCATGCGTAAGCGGATCAACACTCAATTAATGAAAGACGGTGTCACCATGGTTGATCCAGAAACCACTTATATCGATGCCGATGTTAAAGTGGGCCGCGATACGGTAATTGAAGGCAACGTTGTGATCAAGGGCAATACCACGATTGGCAGCGACTGCTTTATCGGCGCTCACTCGGTTATCAAGGATTCAGTTCTGCATGATGACGTCAAGGTCTATGCCTCAACGCTGGAAGAAGCTGAAATGCACACCGGATCAGACGTTGGTCCCAACAGTCATCTGCGTCCTCAGGCTGAGATCGGCAAGGGCGTTCATATCGGCAACTTCTGTGAGATCAAGAAAGCCTATATTGGTGAAAACACCAAGATTGGTCATTTGAGCTATGTTGGCGATGCTACCCTGGGTAAGAACATCAACATCGGCTGTGGCGTGGTCTTTGTCAACTATGATGGCTCCAAGAAGCATCACACCAACGTTGGCGATCATGCCTTCATCGGCAGCAACTCTAATATCGTGGCCCCTGTCAATATTGCCGAAGACTCGTTTGTTGCGGCTGGGTCTACGATTACGGACAGCACGGAGCGTTTTGATATGGCAATTGCTCGGTCACGGCAGGTCAATAAACCGGATTATGCTAAGAAGCTTCCCTGGTAA
- a CDS encoding metal ABC transporter solute-binding protein, Zn/Mn family → MDRRFWKIVAGLSLALAVIFGLAATDWHPQQKSQRPIKVVASLNFYGEAAQAVAGKYGQTVSVIDNAAVDPHEYQPATVQAEQVAKANVVILNGLGYDQWMNDLVKANQNGSQTVVNVGRQIAGQKNGANEHVWYRPQTMKKLAYYLAKKYAKLDPEHKQYYYRNAKKYVSSLTVIDQQIEKCRQLAQKQKVDVSEPVFDYALANLGYQINDRHFEKAIEDGNDPSPKDIQQLQQDIQEHRIAFFVNNKQSQSKTIDNLVALAKENHVPVLNVTESQPNGKTYRQWMLEQYRQLYRILQRGE, encoded by the coding sequence ATGGATCGACGCTTTTGGAAAATCGTGGCTGGCTTGAGCTTGGCATTGGCGGTGATTTTTGGCCTGGCAGCTACCGACTGGCATCCGCAGCAAAAATCACAGCGGCCGATTAAAGTCGTTGCCAGTCTGAATTTTTATGGCGAAGCTGCTCAGGCCGTCGCGGGAAAATATGGCCAAACTGTTTCCGTAATCGATAATGCGGCAGTTGACCCGCATGAGTATCAGCCAGCGACCGTTCAAGCCGAGCAGGTTGCCAAAGCGAATGTTGTGATTTTAAATGGTCTGGGCTATGATCAGTGGATGAATGATCTGGTTAAGGCTAATCAAAATGGATCACAAACGGTCGTTAACGTCGGCAGACAGATCGCCGGCCAAAAGAATGGTGCCAACGAGCATGTCTGGTACCGCCCGCAGACGATGAAAAAACTGGCGTACTATTTGGCAAAAAAATATGCCAAGCTTGATCCTGAGCATAAACAATACTATTATCGCAATGCCAAAAAATATGTCAGTTCATTGACAGTAATTGATCAGCAGATTGAAAAATGCCGTCAGCTCGCTCAAAAACAAAAAGTTGACGTCAGCGAGCCGGTTTTTGATTATGCCTTAGCGAATCTAGGCTATCAGATCAATGACCGTCATTTTGAAAAAGCAATTGAAGATGGCAACGATCCATCGCCAAAGGATATTCAGCAGCTGCAGCAGGATATTCAAGAGCACCGGATCGCATTCTTTGTTAATAACAAGCAGTCGCAGAGCAAGACGATCGACAATCTGGTCGCACTGGCTAAAGAAAATCACGTTCCGGTCCTTAACGTTACCGAATCCCAGCCTAATGGCAAAACTTATCGGCAATGGATGCTGGAGCAGTATCGGCAGCTCTATCGAATCCTACAGCGAGGTGAATGA
- the purR gene encoding pur operon repressor encodes MKVRRSNRLVDMTRYLMEHPRTLVSLKFFGERYGSAKSSISEDLSIIRRTLHTWGVGRLETLPGASGGARLTLLYSEENAAQVIDDLVKAVDDDSRLLPGGYVYLSDLLGRPDVLREVGRLIATQYVDDDVDVVMTVETKGIPIAQSVAMYLNKPFVIVRNSSHITEGSTVSVNYVSGSSQRIKKMELSRRTLKEGANVIVVDDFMKGGGTLNGMKSLIEEFGAHLVGMTVFAEGQFSGQRLVDGCTSLIKVQAVDDTTNKKITAQPGSYMEAVFGNKKEK; translated from the coding sequence ATGAAAGTCAGACGCAGTAATCGCTTGGTTGATATGACGCGCTATTTGATGGAACATCCACGGACGCTGGTTTCATTGAAGTTTTTTGGCGAACGTTACGGCTCGGCCAAGTCATCAATCAGTGAGGATCTAAGCATCATTCGGCGGACGCTGCACACTTGGGGCGTCGGTCGCCTGGAAACCCTGCCTGGTGCCAGTGGCGGGGCCCGCTTGACGCTGCTCTACTCTGAAGAAAATGCTGCGCAGGTCATTGATGATCTGGTCAAGGCGGTTGACGATGACAGTCGGCTCTTACCAGGTGGCTATGTCTATCTATCGGATCTTTTGGGACGGCCAGACGTGCTTCGCGAAGTCGGTCGTTTGATTGCGACTCAATATGTTGACGATGACGTTGACGTGGTAATGACGGTCGAGACGAAAGGAATTCCGATTGCTCAAAGCGTAGCGATGTATCTGAACAAGCCATTCGTAATCGTGCGCAACAGCTCTCACATTACGGAAGGCTCAACGGTCAGCGTCAACTACGTCTCGGGTTCGTCACAGCGGATCAAAAAAATGGAGCTTTCACGGCGGACGCTTAAAGAAGGTGCCAACGTAATCGTCGTGGATGACTTTATGAAGGGTGGCGGTACGCTGAATGGGATGAAGTCGCTGATTGAAGAATTCGGTGCTCATCTGGTCGGCATGACGGTCTTTGCAGAAGGTCAATTCAGTGGCCAGCGCTTGGTTGACGGCTGCACTTCATTGATCAAGGTTCAGGCCGTTGACGATACGACCAATAAAAAAATCACTGCTCAGCCAGGCAGCTATATGGAAGCCGTATTTGGCAATAAAAAGGAGAAATAA